One Cervus canadensis isolate Bull #8, Minnesota chromosome 13, ASM1932006v1, whole genome shotgun sequence DNA segment encodes these proteins:
- the LOC122452471 gene encoding tyrosine-protein phosphatase non-receptor type 11-like isoform X3 — MTSRRWFHPNISGVEAEQLLMSSGQHGSFLARPSKSCPGGFTLSVRRHNEVTHIKIQNTGDYYDLYGGEKFATLAELVQHYTGQCGGLLRERGGAPVELRHPLGCQDPTSERWYHGHLSGKEAEKLLMEKGRPGSFLVRESQSKPGDFVLSVLTQQLDRVDRQPRVTHIMIHFQPDGKYDVGGGEQFDTLGDLVERYRKNPMVERSGVVVHLRQPLKATRISAASIESRVQELSEATDASEKAKQGFWEEFEMLQQQECRLLYPRKEGQRPENKPKNRYKNILPFDTTRVILRDVDDRVPGADYINANYIRSDPEEKPGHGLGKVYIATQGCLPTTVAAFWAMVHQENTRVIVMTTREVERGRNKCFRYWPELHGSQEYGHLHVCNMAEHWAQGYCVRELQVWRPDQEESRHTVKHYQYFSWPDHGVPAEPTGVLSFLDEVNRAQSSMPGAGPMVVHCSAGIGRTGTIIVIDILVDVIRRQGLDCDIDVPKTIQLVRRQRSGMVQTEAQYKFVYLALQRYIQGEQLRLREPVGAGPGRGEACAGITMVTRGPSPQCERPEERGSLNLGVSPADPGCSPGPAPSRAPAAIPEASRHEYENLQGLEP; from the exons GTGGTTTCACCCCAACATCAGTGGAGTTGAAGCTGAGCAGCTTCTCATGTCCAGTGGCCAGCACGGAAGCTTTCTGGCAAGACCCAGCAAGAGCTGCCCCGGGGGCTTCACACTGTCTGTCAG GCGCCACAATGAGGTGACCCACATCAAGATCCAGAACACAGGTGACTACTACGATCTGTATGGAGGGGAGAAGTTCGCGACGCTGGCCGAGCTGGTGCAGCACTACACAGGCCAGTGTGGGGGGCTGCTCCGAGAGCGTGGTGGGGCCCCTGTGGAGCTCCGGCACCCGCTGGGCTGCCAGGACCCCACGTCGGAACG GTGGTATCATGGGCATCTGTCTGGAAAGGAGGCTGAGAAGCTGCTGATGGAGAAAGGGCGTCCGGGCAGCTTCCTGGTTCGGGAGAGTCAGAGCAAACCTGGGGACTTTGTGCTGTCAGTGCTCACGCAGCAGCTGGACAGGGTGGACCGCCAGCCGCGCGTCACCCACATCATGATCCACTTCCAG CCAGATGGGAAGTACGACGTGGGAGGTGGTGAGCAGTTCGACACCCTTGGAGATCTGGTGGAGCGCTACAGGAAGAACCCCATGGTGGAGAGGTCAGGGGTTGTGGTGCATCTCCGGCAG CCCCTCAAGGCCACGAGAATCAGCGCTGCAAGCATTGAGAGCCGTGTGCAGGAGCTCAGCGAGGCCACGGATGCCAGCGAGAAGGCCAAGCAGGGCTTCTGGGAGGAGTTCGAG ATGCTGCAGCAGCAGGAATGCCGGCTCCTGTACCCCCGGAAGGAAGGCCAGCGGCCGGAGAACAAGCCCAAGAATCGATACAAGAACATCCTTCCCt TTGATACCACTCGTGTCATCCTTCGTGATGTGGATGACAGAGTGCCTGGAGCCGACTACATCAACGCCAACTACATCAGG AGTGACCCAGAGGAGAAGCCAGGCCATGGACTGGGCAAGGTGTACATCGCCACCCAGGGCTGTCTGCCGACTACAGTGGCTGCTTTCTGGGCCATGGTGCACCAGGAGAACACGCGTGTCATCGTCATGACCACCAGGGAGGTGGAGCGAGGCCGG aacaAGTGTTTCCGATATTGGCCAGAGCTGCACGGCAGCCAAGAGTATGGCCACCTGCATGTGTGCAACATGGCTGAGCACTGGGCCCAGGGCTATTGTGTGCGGGAGCTGCAGGTGTGGAGGCCAGACCAG GAGGAGTCGCGGCACACAGTGAAGCACTACCAGTACTTCAGTTGGCCGGACCACGGCGTCCCGGCCGAGCCCACCGGCGTCCTTAGCTTCCTGGACGAGGTGAACCGGGCCCAGAGCAGCATGCCGGGGGCCGGACCCATGGTAGTCCATTGCAG CGCTGGCATCGGACGCACTGGCACCATCATTGTGATTGACATCCTGGTGGACGTCATTCGCAGGCAGG GATTAGACTGCGACATCGACGTCCCCAAGACGATTCAACTGGTGCGGCGGCAGCGCTCAGGGATGGTGCAGACCGAGGCGCAGTACAAGTTCGTGTACCTGGCGCTGCAGCGGTACATCCAGGGCGAACAGCTGCGCCTCCGCGAGCctgtgggggcggggccgggccggggcgaAGCCTGCGCTGGCATCACCATGGTGACCAGGGGCCCCTCCCCTCAGTGCGAGCGGCCCGAAGAGCGCGGCTCGCTGAACCTGGGCGTCTCGCCCGCCGACCCCGGCTGTAGCCCCGGACCCGCGCCGTCCCGGGCGCCGGCGGC GATCCCAGAGGCCTCCCGCCACGAGTATGAGAACCTGCAGGGTCTAGAGCCGTGA
- the LOC122452471 gene encoding tyrosine-protein phosphatase non-receptor type 11-like isoform X4, with protein sequence MTSRRWFHPNISGVEAEQLLMSSGQHGSFLARPSKSCPGGFTLSVRRHNEVTHIKIQNTGDYYDLYGGEKFATLAELVQHYTGQCGGLLRERGGAPVELRHPLGCQDPTSERWYHGHLSGKEAEKLLMEKGRPGSFLVRESQSKPGDFVLSVLTQQLDRVDRQPRVTHIMIHFQPDGKYDVGGGEQFDTLGDLVERYRKNPMVERSGVVVHLRQMLQQQECRLLYPRKEGQRPENKPKNRYKNILPFDTTRVILRDVDDRVPGADYINANYIRSDPEEKPGHGLGKVYIATQGCLPTTVAAFWAMVHQENTRVIVMTTREVERGRNKCFRYWPELHGSQEYGHLHVCNMAEHWAQGYCVRELQVWRPDQGHSSPRRLGQPRPPSWHSPAHPAQEESRHTVKHYQYFSWPDHGVPAEPTGVLSFLDEVNRAQSSMPGAGPMVVHCSAGIGRTGTIIVIDILVDVIRRQGLDCDIDVPKTIQLVRRQRSGMVQTEAQYKFVYLALQRYIQGEQLRLREPVGAGPGRGEACAGITMVTRGPSPQCERPEERGSLNLGVSPADPGCSPGPAPSRAPAAIPEASRHEYENLQGLEP encoded by the exons GTGGTTTCACCCCAACATCAGTGGAGTTGAAGCTGAGCAGCTTCTCATGTCCAGTGGCCAGCACGGAAGCTTTCTGGCAAGACCCAGCAAGAGCTGCCCCGGGGGCTTCACACTGTCTGTCAG GCGCCACAATGAGGTGACCCACATCAAGATCCAGAACACAGGTGACTACTACGATCTGTATGGAGGGGAGAAGTTCGCGACGCTGGCCGAGCTGGTGCAGCACTACACAGGCCAGTGTGGGGGGCTGCTCCGAGAGCGTGGTGGGGCCCCTGTGGAGCTCCGGCACCCGCTGGGCTGCCAGGACCCCACGTCGGAACG GTGGTATCATGGGCATCTGTCTGGAAAGGAGGCTGAGAAGCTGCTGATGGAGAAAGGGCGTCCGGGCAGCTTCCTGGTTCGGGAGAGTCAGAGCAAACCTGGGGACTTTGTGCTGTCAGTGCTCACGCAGCAGCTGGACAGGGTGGACCGCCAGCCGCGCGTCACCCACATCATGATCCACTTCCAG CCAGATGGGAAGTACGACGTGGGAGGTGGTGAGCAGTTCGACACCCTTGGAGATCTGGTGGAGCGCTACAGGAAGAACCCCATGGTGGAGAGGTCAGGGGTTGTGGTGCATCTCCGGCAG ATGCTGCAGCAGCAGGAATGCCGGCTCCTGTACCCCCGGAAGGAAGGCCAGCGGCCGGAGAACAAGCCCAAGAATCGATACAAGAACATCCTTCCCt TTGATACCACTCGTGTCATCCTTCGTGATGTGGATGACAGAGTGCCTGGAGCCGACTACATCAACGCCAACTACATCAGG AGTGACCCAGAGGAGAAGCCAGGCCATGGACTGGGCAAGGTGTACATCGCCACCCAGGGCTGTCTGCCGACTACAGTGGCTGCTTTCTGGGCCATGGTGCACCAGGAGAACACGCGTGTCATCGTCATGACCACCAGGGAGGTGGAGCGAGGCCGG aacaAGTGTTTCCGATATTGGCCAGAGCTGCACGGCAGCCAAGAGTATGGCCACCTGCATGTGTGCAACATGGCTGAGCACTGGGCCCAGGGCTATTGTGTGCGGGAGCTGCAGGTGTGGAGGCCAGACCAG GGTCACAGCAGCCCGAGGCGCTTGGGACAGCCCAGACCTCCCAGCTGGCACTCACCAGCCCACCCTGCCCAGGAGGAGTCGCGGCACACAGTGAAGCACTACCAGTACTTCAGTTGGCCGGACCACGGCGTCCCGGCCGAGCCCACCGGCGTCCTTAGCTTCCTGGACGAGGTGAACCGGGCCCAGAGCAGCATGCCGGGGGCCGGACCCATGGTAGTCCATTGCAG CGCTGGCATCGGACGCACTGGCACCATCATTGTGATTGACATCCTGGTGGACGTCATTCGCAGGCAGG GATTAGACTGCGACATCGACGTCCCCAAGACGATTCAACTGGTGCGGCGGCAGCGCTCAGGGATGGTGCAGACCGAGGCGCAGTACAAGTTCGTGTACCTGGCGCTGCAGCGGTACATCCAGGGCGAACAGCTGCGCCTCCGCGAGCctgtgggggcggggccgggccggggcgaAGCCTGCGCTGGCATCACCATGGTGACCAGGGGCCCCTCCCCTCAGTGCGAGCGGCCCGAAGAGCGCGGCTCGCTGAACCTGGGCGTCTCGCCCGCCGACCCCGGCTGTAGCCCCGGACCCGCGCCGTCCCGGGCGCCGGCGGC GATCCCAGAGGCCTCCCGCCACGAGTATGAGAACCTGCAGGGTCTAGAGCCGTGA
- the LOC122452471 gene encoding tyrosine-protein phosphatase non-receptor type 11-like isoform X5 translates to MTSRRWFHPNISGVEAEQLLMSSGQHGSFLARPSKSCPGGFTLSVRRHNEVTHIKIQNTGDYYDLYGGEKFATLAELVQHYTGQCGGLLRERGGAPVELRHPLGCQDPTSERWYHGHLSGKEAEKLLMEKGRPGSFLVRESQSKPGDFVLSVLTQQLDRVDRQPRVTHIMIHFQPDGKYDVGGGEQFDTLGDLVERYRKNPMVERSGVVVHLRQPLKATRISAASIESRVQELSEATDASEKAKQGFWEEFEMLQQQECRLLYPRKEGQRPENKPKNRYKNILPFDTTRVILRDVDDRVPGADYINANYIRSDPEEKPGHGLGKVYIATQGCLPTTVAAFWAMVHQENTRVIVMTTREVERGRNKCFRYWPELHGSQEYGHLHVCNMAEHWAQGYCVRELQVWRPDQGHSSPRRLGQPRPPSWHSPAHPAQEESRHTVKHYQYFSWPDHGVPAEPTGVLSFLDEVNRAQSSMPGAGPMVVHCSAGIGRTGTIIVIDILVDVIRRQGLDCDIDVPKTIQLVRRQRSGMVQTEAQYKFVYLALQRIPEASRHEYENLQGLEP, encoded by the exons GTGGTTTCACCCCAACATCAGTGGAGTTGAAGCTGAGCAGCTTCTCATGTCCAGTGGCCAGCACGGAAGCTTTCTGGCAAGACCCAGCAAGAGCTGCCCCGGGGGCTTCACACTGTCTGTCAG GCGCCACAATGAGGTGACCCACATCAAGATCCAGAACACAGGTGACTACTACGATCTGTATGGAGGGGAGAAGTTCGCGACGCTGGCCGAGCTGGTGCAGCACTACACAGGCCAGTGTGGGGGGCTGCTCCGAGAGCGTGGTGGGGCCCCTGTGGAGCTCCGGCACCCGCTGGGCTGCCAGGACCCCACGTCGGAACG GTGGTATCATGGGCATCTGTCTGGAAAGGAGGCTGAGAAGCTGCTGATGGAGAAAGGGCGTCCGGGCAGCTTCCTGGTTCGGGAGAGTCAGAGCAAACCTGGGGACTTTGTGCTGTCAGTGCTCACGCAGCAGCTGGACAGGGTGGACCGCCAGCCGCGCGTCACCCACATCATGATCCACTTCCAG CCAGATGGGAAGTACGACGTGGGAGGTGGTGAGCAGTTCGACACCCTTGGAGATCTGGTGGAGCGCTACAGGAAGAACCCCATGGTGGAGAGGTCAGGGGTTGTGGTGCATCTCCGGCAG CCCCTCAAGGCCACGAGAATCAGCGCTGCAAGCATTGAGAGCCGTGTGCAGGAGCTCAGCGAGGCCACGGATGCCAGCGAGAAGGCCAAGCAGGGCTTCTGGGAGGAGTTCGAG ATGCTGCAGCAGCAGGAATGCCGGCTCCTGTACCCCCGGAAGGAAGGCCAGCGGCCGGAGAACAAGCCCAAGAATCGATACAAGAACATCCTTCCCt TTGATACCACTCGTGTCATCCTTCGTGATGTGGATGACAGAGTGCCTGGAGCCGACTACATCAACGCCAACTACATCAGG AGTGACCCAGAGGAGAAGCCAGGCCATGGACTGGGCAAGGTGTACATCGCCACCCAGGGCTGTCTGCCGACTACAGTGGCTGCTTTCTGGGCCATGGTGCACCAGGAGAACACGCGTGTCATCGTCATGACCACCAGGGAGGTGGAGCGAGGCCGG aacaAGTGTTTCCGATATTGGCCAGAGCTGCACGGCAGCCAAGAGTATGGCCACCTGCATGTGTGCAACATGGCTGAGCACTGGGCCCAGGGCTATTGTGTGCGGGAGCTGCAGGTGTGGAGGCCAGACCAG GGTCACAGCAGCCCGAGGCGCTTGGGACAGCCCAGACCTCCCAGCTGGCACTCACCAGCCCACCCTGCCCAGGAGGAGTCGCGGCACACAGTGAAGCACTACCAGTACTTCAGTTGGCCGGACCACGGCGTCCCGGCCGAGCCCACCGGCGTCCTTAGCTTCCTGGACGAGGTGAACCGGGCCCAGAGCAGCATGCCGGGGGCCGGACCCATGGTAGTCCATTGCAG CGCTGGCATCGGACGCACTGGCACCATCATTGTGATTGACATCCTGGTGGACGTCATTCGCAGGCAGG GATTAGACTGCGACATCGACGTCCCCAAGACGATTCAACTGGTGCGGCGGCAGCGCTCAGGGATGGTGCAGACCGAGGCGCAGTACAAGTTCGTGTACCTGGCGCTGCAGCG GATCCCAGAGGCCTCCCGCCACGAGTATGAGAACCTGCAGGGTCTAGAGCCGTGA
- the LOC122452471 gene encoding tyrosine-protein phosphatase non-receptor type 11-like isoform X1: MTSRRWFHPNISGVEAEQLLMSSGQHGSFLARPSKSCPGGFTLSVRRHNEVTHIKIQNTGDYYDLYGGEKFATLAELVQHYTGQCGGLLRERGGAPVELRHPLGCQDPTSERWYHGHLSGKEAEKLLMEKGRPGSFLVRESQSKPGDFVLSVLTQQLDRVDRQPRVTHIMIHFQPDGKYDVGGGEQFDTLGDLVERYRKNPMVERSGVVVHLRQPLKATRISAASIESRVQELSEATDASEKAKQGFWEEFEMLQQQECRLLYPRKEGQRPENKPKNRYKNILPFDTTRVILRDVDDRVPGADYINANYIRSDPEEKPGHGLGKVYIATQGCLPTTVAAFWAMVHQENTRVIVMTTREVERGRNKCFRYWPELHGSQEYGHLHVCNMAEHWAQGYCVRELQVWRPDQGHSSPRRLGQPRPPSWHSPAHPAQEESRHTVKHYQYFSWPDHGVPAEPTGVLSFLDEVNRAQSSMPGAGPMVVHCSAGIGRTGTIIVIDILVDVIRRQGLDCDIDVPKTIQLVRRQRSGMVQTEAQYKFVYLALQRYIQGEQLRLREPVGAGPGRGEACAGITMVTRGPSPQCERPEERGSLNLGVSPADPGCSPGPAPSRAPAAIPEASRHEYENLQGLEP; encoded by the exons GTGGTTTCACCCCAACATCAGTGGAGTTGAAGCTGAGCAGCTTCTCATGTCCAGTGGCCAGCACGGAAGCTTTCTGGCAAGACCCAGCAAGAGCTGCCCCGGGGGCTTCACACTGTCTGTCAG GCGCCACAATGAGGTGACCCACATCAAGATCCAGAACACAGGTGACTACTACGATCTGTATGGAGGGGAGAAGTTCGCGACGCTGGCCGAGCTGGTGCAGCACTACACAGGCCAGTGTGGGGGGCTGCTCCGAGAGCGTGGTGGGGCCCCTGTGGAGCTCCGGCACCCGCTGGGCTGCCAGGACCCCACGTCGGAACG GTGGTATCATGGGCATCTGTCTGGAAAGGAGGCTGAGAAGCTGCTGATGGAGAAAGGGCGTCCGGGCAGCTTCCTGGTTCGGGAGAGTCAGAGCAAACCTGGGGACTTTGTGCTGTCAGTGCTCACGCAGCAGCTGGACAGGGTGGACCGCCAGCCGCGCGTCACCCACATCATGATCCACTTCCAG CCAGATGGGAAGTACGACGTGGGAGGTGGTGAGCAGTTCGACACCCTTGGAGATCTGGTGGAGCGCTACAGGAAGAACCCCATGGTGGAGAGGTCAGGGGTTGTGGTGCATCTCCGGCAG CCCCTCAAGGCCACGAGAATCAGCGCTGCAAGCATTGAGAGCCGTGTGCAGGAGCTCAGCGAGGCCACGGATGCCAGCGAGAAGGCCAAGCAGGGCTTCTGGGAGGAGTTCGAG ATGCTGCAGCAGCAGGAATGCCGGCTCCTGTACCCCCGGAAGGAAGGCCAGCGGCCGGAGAACAAGCCCAAGAATCGATACAAGAACATCCTTCCCt TTGATACCACTCGTGTCATCCTTCGTGATGTGGATGACAGAGTGCCTGGAGCCGACTACATCAACGCCAACTACATCAGG AGTGACCCAGAGGAGAAGCCAGGCCATGGACTGGGCAAGGTGTACATCGCCACCCAGGGCTGTCTGCCGACTACAGTGGCTGCTTTCTGGGCCATGGTGCACCAGGAGAACACGCGTGTCATCGTCATGACCACCAGGGAGGTGGAGCGAGGCCGG aacaAGTGTTTCCGATATTGGCCAGAGCTGCACGGCAGCCAAGAGTATGGCCACCTGCATGTGTGCAACATGGCTGAGCACTGGGCCCAGGGCTATTGTGTGCGGGAGCTGCAGGTGTGGAGGCCAGACCAG GGTCACAGCAGCCCGAGGCGCTTGGGACAGCCCAGACCTCCCAGCTGGCACTCACCAGCCCACCCTGCCCAGGAGGAGTCGCGGCACACAGTGAAGCACTACCAGTACTTCAGTTGGCCGGACCACGGCGTCCCGGCCGAGCCCACCGGCGTCCTTAGCTTCCTGGACGAGGTGAACCGGGCCCAGAGCAGCATGCCGGGGGCCGGACCCATGGTAGTCCATTGCAG CGCTGGCATCGGACGCACTGGCACCATCATTGTGATTGACATCCTGGTGGACGTCATTCGCAGGCAGG GATTAGACTGCGACATCGACGTCCCCAAGACGATTCAACTGGTGCGGCGGCAGCGCTCAGGGATGGTGCAGACCGAGGCGCAGTACAAGTTCGTGTACCTGGCGCTGCAGCGGTACATCCAGGGCGAACAGCTGCGCCTCCGCGAGCctgtgggggcggggccgggccggggcgaAGCCTGCGCTGGCATCACCATGGTGACCAGGGGCCCCTCCCCTCAGTGCGAGCGGCCCGAAGAGCGCGGCTCGCTGAACCTGGGCGTCTCGCCCGCCGACCCCGGCTGTAGCCCCGGACCCGCGCCGTCCCGGGCGCCGGCGGC GATCCCAGAGGCCTCCCGCCACGAGTATGAGAACCTGCAGGGTCTAGAGCCGTGA
- the LOC122452471 gene encoding tyrosine-protein phosphatase non-receptor type 11-like isoform X6, which produces MTSRRWFHPNISGVEAEQLLMSSGQHGSFLARPSKSCPGGFTLSVRRHNEVTHIKIQNTGDYYDLYGGEKFATLAELVQHYTGQCGGLLRERGGAPVELRHPLGCQDPTSERWYHGHLSGKEAEKLLMEKGRPGSFLVRESQSKPGDFVLSVLTQQLDRVDRQPRVTHIMIHFQPDGKYDVGGGEQFDTLGDLVERYRKNPMVERSGVVVHLRQPLKATRISAASIESRVQELSEATDASEKAKQGFWEEFEMLQQQECRLLYPRKEGQRPENKPKNRYKNILPFDTTRVILRDVDDRVPGADYINANYIRSDPEEKPGHGLGKVYIATQGCLPTTVAAFWAMVHQENTRVIVMTTREVERGRNKCFRYWPELHGSQEYGHLHVCNMAEHWAQGYCVRELQVWRPDQGHSSPRRLGQPRPPSWHSPAHPAQEESRHTVKHYQYFSWPDHGVPAEPTGVLSFLDEVNRAQSSMPGAGPMVVHCSAGIGRTGTIIVIDILVDVIRRQGLDCDIDVPKTIQLVRRQRSGMVQTEAQYKIPEASRHEYENLQGLEP; this is translated from the exons GTGGTTTCACCCCAACATCAGTGGAGTTGAAGCTGAGCAGCTTCTCATGTCCAGTGGCCAGCACGGAAGCTTTCTGGCAAGACCCAGCAAGAGCTGCCCCGGGGGCTTCACACTGTCTGTCAG GCGCCACAATGAGGTGACCCACATCAAGATCCAGAACACAGGTGACTACTACGATCTGTATGGAGGGGAGAAGTTCGCGACGCTGGCCGAGCTGGTGCAGCACTACACAGGCCAGTGTGGGGGGCTGCTCCGAGAGCGTGGTGGGGCCCCTGTGGAGCTCCGGCACCCGCTGGGCTGCCAGGACCCCACGTCGGAACG GTGGTATCATGGGCATCTGTCTGGAAAGGAGGCTGAGAAGCTGCTGATGGAGAAAGGGCGTCCGGGCAGCTTCCTGGTTCGGGAGAGTCAGAGCAAACCTGGGGACTTTGTGCTGTCAGTGCTCACGCAGCAGCTGGACAGGGTGGACCGCCAGCCGCGCGTCACCCACATCATGATCCACTTCCAG CCAGATGGGAAGTACGACGTGGGAGGTGGTGAGCAGTTCGACACCCTTGGAGATCTGGTGGAGCGCTACAGGAAGAACCCCATGGTGGAGAGGTCAGGGGTTGTGGTGCATCTCCGGCAG CCCCTCAAGGCCACGAGAATCAGCGCTGCAAGCATTGAGAGCCGTGTGCAGGAGCTCAGCGAGGCCACGGATGCCAGCGAGAAGGCCAAGCAGGGCTTCTGGGAGGAGTTCGAG ATGCTGCAGCAGCAGGAATGCCGGCTCCTGTACCCCCGGAAGGAAGGCCAGCGGCCGGAGAACAAGCCCAAGAATCGATACAAGAACATCCTTCCCt TTGATACCACTCGTGTCATCCTTCGTGATGTGGATGACAGAGTGCCTGGAGCCGACTACATCAACGCCAACTACATCAGG AGTGACCCAGAGGAGAAGCCAGGCCATGGACTGGGCAAGGTGTACATCGCCACCCAGGGCTGTCTGCCGACTACAGTGGCTGCTTTCTGGGCCATGGTGCACCAGGAGAACACGCGTGTCATCGTCATGACCACCAGGGAGGTGGAGCGAGGCCGG aacaAGTGTTTCCGATATTGGCCAGAGCTGCACGGCAGCCAAGAGTATGGCCACCTGCATGTGTGCAACATGGCTGAGCACTGGGCCCAGGGCTATTGTGTGCGGGAGCTGCAGGTGTGGAGGCCAGACCAG GGTCACAGCAGCCCGAGGCGCTTGGGACAGCCCAGACCTCCCAGCTGGCACTCACCAGCCCACCCTGCCCAGGAGGAGTCGCGGCACACAGTGAAGCACTACCAGTACTTCAGTTGGCCGGACCACGGCGTCCCGGCCGAGCCCACCGGCGTCCTTAGCTTCCTGGACGAGGTGAACCGGGCCCAGAGCAGCATGCCGGGGGCCGGACCCATGGTAGTCCATTGCAG CGCTGGCATCGGACGCACTGGCACCATCATTGTGATTGACATCCTGGTGGACGTCATTCGCAGGCAGG GATTAGACTGCGACATCGACGTCCCCAAGACGATTCAACTGGTGCGGCGGCAGCGCTCAGGGATGGTGCAGACCGAGGCGCAGTACAA GATCCCAGAGGCCTCCCGCCACGAGTATGAGAACCTGCAGGGTCTAGAGCCGTGA
- the LOC122452471 gene encoding tyrosine-protein phosphatase non-receptor type 11-like isoform X2 yields MSSGQHGSFLARPSKSCPGGFTLSVRRHNEVTHIKIQNTGDYYDLYGGEKFATLAELVQHYTGQCGGLLRERGGAPVELRHPLGCQDPTSERWYHGHLSGKEAEKLLMEKGRPGSFLVRESQSKPGDFVLSVLTQQLDRVDRQPRVTHIMIHFQPDGKYDVGGGEQFDTLGDLVERYRKNPMVERSGVVVHLRQPLKATRISAASIESRVQELSEATDASEKAKQGFWEEFEMLQQQECRLLYPRKEGQRPENKPKNRYKNILPFDTTRVILRDVDDRVPGADYINANYIRSDPEEKPGHGLGKVYIATQGCLPTTVAAFWAMVHQENTRVIVMTTREVERGRNKCFRYWPELHGSQEYGHLHVCNMAEHWAQGYCVRELQVWRPDQGHSSPRRLGQPRPPSWHSPAHPAQEESRHTVKHYQYFSWPDHGVPAEPTGVLSFLDEVNRAQSSMPGAGPMVVHCSAGIGRTGTIIVIDILVDVIRRQGLDCDIDVPKTIQLVRRQRSGMVQTEAQYKFVYLALQRYIQGEQLRLREPVGAGPGRGEACAGITMVTRGPSPQCERPEERGSLNLGVSPADPGCSPGPAPSRAPAAIPEASRHEYENLQGLEP; encoded by the exons ATGTCCAGTGGCCAGCACGGAAGCTTTCTGGCAAGACCCAGCAAGAGCTGCCCCGGGGGCTTCACACTGTCTGTCAG GCGCCACAATGAGGTGACCCACATCAAGATCCAGAACACAGGTGACTACTACGATCTGTATGGAGGGGAGAAGTTCGCGACGCTGGCCGAGCTGGTGCAGCACTACACAGGCCAGTGTGGGGGGCTGCTCCGAGAGCGTGGTGGGGCCCCTGTGGAGCTCCGGCACCCGCTGGGCTGCCAGGACCCCACGTCGGAACG GTGGTATCATGGGCATCTGTCTGGAAAGGAGGCTGAGAAGCTGCTGATGGAGAAAGGGCGTCCGGGCAGCTTCCTGGTTCGGGAGAGTCAGAGCAAACCTGGGGACTTTGTGCTGTCAGTGCTCACGCAGCAGCTGGACAGGGTGGACCGCCAGCCGCGCGTCACCCACATCATGATCCACTTCCAG CCAGATGGGAAGTACGACGTGGGAGGTGGTGAGCAGTTCGACACCCTTGGAGATCTGGTGGAGCGCTACAGGAAGAACCCCATGGTGGAGAGGTCAGGGGTTGTGGTGCATCTCCGGCAG CCCCTCAAGGCCACGAGAATCAGCGCTGCAAGCATTGAGAGCCGTGTGCAGGAGCTCAGCGAGGCCACGGATGCCAGCGAGAAGGCCAAGCAGGGCTTCTGGGAGGAGTTCGAG ATGCTGCAGCAGCAGGAATGCCGGCTCCTGTACCCCCGGAAGGAAGGCCAGCGGCCGGAGAACAAGCCCAAGAATCGATACAAGAACATCCTTCCCt TTGATACCACTCGTGTCATCCTTCGTGATGTGGATGACAGAGTGCCTGGAGCCGACTACATCAACGCCAACTACATCAGG AGTGACCCAGAGGAGAAGCCAGGCCATGGACTGGGCAAGGTGTACATCGCCACCCAGGGCTGTCTGCCGACTACAGTGGCTGCTTTCTGGGCCATGGTGCACCAGGAGAACACGCGTGTCATCGTCATGACCACCAGGGAGGTGGAGCGAGGCCGG aacaAGTGTTTCCGATATTGGCCAGAGCTGCACGGCAGCCAAGAGTATGGCCACCTGCATGTGTGCAACATGGCTGAGCACTGGGCCCAGGGCTATTGTGTGCGGGAGCTGCAGGTGTGGAGGCCAGACCAG GGTCACAGCAGCCCGAGGCGCTTGGGACAGCCCAGACCTCCCAGCTGGCACTCACCAGCCCACCCTGCCCAGGAGGAGTCGCGGCACACAGTGAAGCACTACCAGTACTTCAGTTGGCCGGACCACGGCGTCCCGGCCGAGCCCACCGGCGTCCTTAGCTTCCTGGACGAGGTGAACCGGGCCCAGAGCAGCATGCCGGGGGCCGGACCCATGGTAGTCCATTGCAG CGCTGGCATCGGACGCACTGGCACCATCATTGTGATTGACATCCTGGTGGACGTCATTCGCAGGCAGG GATTAGACTGCGACATCGACGTCCCCAAGACGATTCAACTGGTGCGGCGGCAGCGCTCAGGGATGGTGCAGACCGAGGCGCAGTACAAGTTCGTGTACCTGGCGCTGCAGCGGTACATCCAGGGCGAACAGCTGCGCCTCCGCGAGCctgtgggggcggggccgggccggggcgaAGCCTGCGCTGGCATCACCATGGTGACCAGGGGCCCCTCCCCTCAGTGCGAGCGGCCCGAAGAGCGCGGCTCGCTGAACCTGGGCGTCTCGCCCGCCGACCCCGGCTGTAGCCCCGGACCCGCGCCGTCCCGGGCGCCGGCGGC GATCCCAGAGGCCTCCCGCCACGAGTATGAGAACCTGCAGGGTCTAGAGCCGTGA